TCGGATCTCCGTCGGTCGGATCTCCGCGTCGGTCGGATCTCCGCGAAGAGCGCGGAAGCCCCGGACGAACAAGACCACGTCGGACGAAGAAGACCCGACCGACGCTCGCACGACGTGCTCGAAAGACTCGACCGACGTTGCCCGAAAGCTCCAATCGACCTCGCCAGCAGCAGACGCTCGCGTCTCTGCATTCGTAGAATGCGTTTCATGCGCCCGGCGACGATTCGCTGCCACCGACCGCATGCTCACTTCTCCTCGGGAATACGCGCCTCGATCGCCGGGTTCGCGCCTCCGTGCCCCGCTCCGTCGCTCCCCTCGCCGCGCTCGTTTTCCTCGTCGCCTCCTCCGGCTGCGCGTCGCCTCCCGTCGCGTCGGCACCTCGGCCATGGGCGCGCGATCCCGGCGGGCTCGCGAGCCTTCGTTCGGTCGTGGAGGGGAGCTGGGAAGGCGCGACGGACGAAGGTCGAAGAGCCCAGGTCGACTACCACGCCATCTCCAGTGGAAGCGCCGTCGCGGAGACGTTCGGCGCACGGCCCCGCTCCACCATGACGCTCTTTCACGCCGACCACGGCGAGCTCGTCGCGACGCACTACTGCGCCCAAGGGAACCAGCCGCGGCTCCGCGCCGTCGCGATCGCGCCCCGACGGTTCCGCTTCGTGGTGGAGAGCGTGACCGATCTCGATCCGGGCGAGGCGCACCTCGTCGAGCTCGAGCTCGCGGCGGAAGGCGAGGCGCTCGAGCGCGTCGAGGTGTACCGCGACCCCACCGGGCACCTCGAGCGCACCCACTTCCGGTTCGTCCGCACGGGGACGTAGCGCTCCTCCCGCATCTTTTCGGCTCCCAACGGAGCCTGCTCGCGAGCCTCCCCCGGGACGTCCGCTCGTCGCGAGGCAGGGCCGGTGCTCCGCCGGCGGGTGGTTCAGGCTGCCCGTGCAGCAGGACGAAGACCTCCCTCCCCGACTCGCGCGGTTTCGGAGAAAACGCGCCCCGGCCGAAAAAAGGACGAAACGACCGCGACCGACCTGCCGACGAGAGGGGCGAAAGGCAGGTACGTCATGAAGTTTTTCTCTCGTCAGGTTCGTGTTTCGTCGTCGGCTCTCGTTCGCGCGCGTGGCGCTTCGCTCGTGGAGTACACGCTCCTCCTCGTGGGGGTGCTCCTCCTCGCGGCCGGCGCGGTCAAGTCCCTCGGGCCCAAGATCCGGAGCTCGATGGACGCGACGGGCGGCCACTTCTGAGCGCGCTCTCGTTCCTCCTCGTCCCGGGGTGGCCTACGCCCCGCGACGACGCCCCTCGGCGGGGCGCGTGCCCTTTGCGGCCGCAGCCCCGCTCACGTACATCTCGAGCATGACGTCGCGCGCGCTCGTGGCTCCTCTCCTCCTCGTCGTCGCATGCTCCGGCGCAGAGCCTACGATCGAGCCACAACCACCCGCGCCCACCCCCACGGGGTCGGGCTCGAGCGCTCCCCTTCCCTCTGCGCAGCCTACGACCGACGCGGGCTCCGTCGACTCTGGCGGCTCGGGCGACGCGAGCAAGCCCGCACGACCCGGGTACATGCTCCCCCTCGAGTGCGGGAAAAAGTCGACCGTGGTGCAAGGCCCGGGAGGTGCGTTCAGCCACAACACGGCCCAGTCCCGCGACGCGTACGACTTCGACCTCGCGAACGACACGCCACTCGTAGCCGCCAACGACGGCACGGTCACCCACGTGCGAGGGGACGTGCGCCCCGGAAACCCGTGTTACTCGGGCGGCGGCTCGTCGTGCGCGAACACGGTGAACTACGTGACGATCGCCCACGCGGACGGCACGAGCACCCTCTACCTCCACGTGAACCAGCCGCTCGTTGCCGTCGGCCAGACCGTGAGGCGCGGTGAGCGCATCGCCCTCTCGGGCGGCACGGGCTGGTCGACCGGGCCGCACGCGCACGTTCAGCGGCAAGAGAAGTGCGGCATTTGGATCTGCAACTCGACACCGCTCACGTTCGTCGAGGCCGGCATCCCCAAGACGGGCACGGCGGTCACATCGGCCAACTGCCCGTAACTACCCACAAAAAAGCTCGCCCCAGGGCCGCGCGCACGGACCTGGGGCAAGCACCGGTTGCTTCTTGCAGGAGGGACAGCCGGTCGTGAACGAATCGCGGCTCACTCGACGAGCGAGCCGCGTGACTCTCAGTTGGCGGGCTTGGGCGCGGGGCGCTTGGCCTCGGGCTCGGCCGTGCCGTTCTTGGCCGCAGGCGCGCCGCCCTTGGGCGCAGGCGCCGCGGCGACGGGCTCGGGCCCCGTGGGCTTGATGTTGTTCTTCTGGAGGATCATGCGCTCGAGCTTTTCCATGAGCTCGGGGTGCTGCTCGAGGTACGCCTTGGCGTTCTCGCGGCCCTGGCCGATGCGCTCGCCCTGGAACGAGAACCACGCGCCGCTCTTCTCGACGATGCCCAAGTCGGACGCGAGGTCGACGATGTCGCCTGCGCGGCTGATGCCCTGGCCGTAGAGGATGTCGAACTCGACCTCGCGGAAGGGCGGGGCCATCTTGTTCTTCACGACCTTCACGCGCGTACGGTTGCCGACCACGGTCGGGTCTTTTTTGTCGCTCGTGGCGGCCTCTTTGATCGAGCCGATGCGGCGCACGTCGAGGCGAACCGACGAGTAGAACTTGAGCGCGTTGCCGCCCGTCGTGGTCTCGGGGGAGCCGAACATGACGCCGATCTTCATGCGGATCTGGTTGATGAAGACGAGCAGGCAGTTCGACCGGGCGACCGTGCCGGTGAGCTTGCGGAGCGCCTGGCTCATGAGGCGCGCCTGGAGGCCGACGTGGCTGTCGCCCATGTCGCCCTCGATCTCGGCCTTGGGCACGAGCGCCGCGACCGAGTCGACCACGACGATGTCGACCGCGTTGGAGCGCACGAGCATGTCGGCGATCTCGAGGGCTTGCTCGCCGAAGTCGGGCTGGGAGATGAGGAGCTCGTCGGTCTTGACGCCGAGCTTGCGGGCGTACGACGGGTCGAGCGCGTGCTCGGCGTCGATGAAGGCGGCGACACCGCCGGCCTTTTGGACGCTGGCGATCGCGTGGAGGGTGAGCGTGGTCTTTCCGCTCGACTCGGGACCGTAGATCTCGATGATGCGGCCGCGCGGGTAACCGCCGATGCCGAGGGCGATGTCGAGGCCGATGCTGCCCGACGGGACCACCGCCACGTCACCGCCGAGGGACTCGCCCTCCTTGAGGCGCATGATGGAGCCCTTGCCGTACTCTTTTTCGATGCTGGCGAACGCGAGCTCGATGGCCTTCGCGCGGTTCTTGTCTTCCATCGTTCGGGGCTCCTTCAGACCTTTGGCCCGGCATAGCGCCGGGACCCGTGTGGCGGTAGCGTGTTCTTGAGGACCACAGAGATACTGCGCACCCGTTCAGATGTCAAGGGCCGTTCGGTGCGAAGGGGGCAGGCGCCGAGTGACTCACGAGATTTCGCGTACTTGGCGCGAACGTCGGTCGCCCTCGGGGCAAACGGCGGCCGTCCTCGGGCTCGTGGCGAGGCGGGCGTCCGCGTGTCTCGCTGGAGTCGTTGTGGTGCGAGATTCGCACCTCAGACATGAGGCACGAAACAGCCATGTTTTGTTTAAAATCATAGTGTTGCGGCCAACGTCGGTCGGATCTTCTGCCCCCCCGCCGCCGACGTCGGTCGGATCTTCTCCGCCGCCGTCCCCCGTCCGCCTCGGCCGCCACCGAATTCGCCCCACTCCCCCCCCCACCCTGACCAAACCCTGACGGCACACCCCCGACCCCGCCGCTAGGTTCTGCGAATGTCCGTCGCCGTCCTCGTCAACGTCAAGTCGCGCCATGGCTCGGCCGCCGTGGGCCAGCACATCCGTAGCCTCATGCCCCACGCCCGCGTGGCCGTGACGAGCTCCCTCGACGAGGCCCGCGCCTGGGTACGTGACGAGCTCGTCCCGAACCGCCCCGACGTCCTCCTGTCCGCCGGCGGAGACGGCACCGCGGTCGCCCTCTTGAACGAGCTCCGCGAGCACGACGTCCACGTCCCGACCTTCGGCCTCCTCGGCCTCGGCACCGGCAACGGCTGGGCCCGCGCCACCGGCGGCGTCGGCCGTCGCGCCGTCATGCGCGACATCGCGAGGCTCGGCGCCACCACCAAGCGCACCACCGAGCACGTCCCCGTCCGCACCTTCCGCCTCGTCGAGACCGAAGGCCGCGTCACCCCCTTCGCCGGCACCGGCTGGGACGCCGAGATCCTCTCCGACTACAAAGACAGCCTCGGCGGCAAGGCCAAGCTCGTCGACAAGCTCGGCGGCTCCACCGTGGGCTACGCGAAGAGCCTCCTCACCCGCACCATCCCGCGTCAGCTCTTCGGCTCCCGCCCGCGCGTACGCATCGTGAACCTCGGCGAGCCCGCCCTCACGATCGACGCCCACGGCAAGGCCACCCCGCTCTCCGGCGGCGAGACCGGCAAGGTGCTCTACGAAGGCCCCCTCGGCGTGGGCGGCGCGTCCACCACCGAGGAGCTTGGCCTCGGCTTCCGCGCGTTCAAGTTCGCTCACCTCGTCCCCGGCCGCATGCAGGTTCGCGTGTATGGTGCAGGTACCGCCGAGGCGGTCATGAACCTCCCGAAGATCCTCGGCGCCGTGCACCCGCTCGCGAAGGACCACCACTTCTTCGTGACCAAGGTCCGCTTCGAGCTCGACCGCGAGGTCCCCTTCGAGATCGGCGGCGACGTGGTCGGCAAGCGCCGCGCGTTCGAGCTCGCCCTCCACGAGAAGCCCATCTCGCTCGTCGACTTCCGCAAAGTGCACTGACCCGCAAGAGCCCGGTTCTCTGCGCGATTTCGTGCCTCGAGCCCGCGTCTCGGGGCATTCGCCGCTCCGTGTGAATCGGACCTCGGGGCGCACCGTCTCGCCTTGACCGTGTACCGAAACGAAAAGGTCACCGTGCTCGACAGGCTCGCGAGGCTCGAAGAGCAAGCGCGAGGCGCGGGGGGGTCGGGCCAGGGCCCACGCCGCTCGAAGCTGGCCTTTGCCATCGCGGGCGTGCTCGCGCTCGCGGGGATCGCCGCGGCGCTCGTGTACCTCGGCCGGGTCGAAGGGCAGACCGTGATGCGCTCGAGCTCGGGCCACATGATCACGGTGCGCTTCGGCACGACCGTGCGCGACGTGCATTGGTTCGACGCGAAGGGCATCGAGAGGCCGCCCCTCACCTTCCCCGACTCTCTCCGCACCGGTGGCGATCCGGTGCAGGCGAGCACCACGCTCATCGTGCCCGAGGAGGACGTGTCCCGCAGTGGGCCCACGTCGTTCGTCGTGCGCTACCGAGCGTTCGGCATCCCGAGGCGCACCACGGTCTCGTTCGACGCGAACAAGACCGACGTCGAGACCACGAAGCACCTGCTCGCGGGCATCCCGCAGTGGGTCTCGTTCTCGACCCACGAGCACCCGCTCCTCTATTTTTCCGCGCTGCTCGCCTACAAATACGCGCTCACGTCGATCACGTGGGGCCTCGACGACGGGCCCCTCGACCGAAACGTGCACTTTACACCCACGACCGCCGTCACCATCGACCGGACCGACCAGGTCTACGTCGTCTTGCCTCCCGGCTCACGCTCCGTCCGCGTGAAGCTCCGCTACAAAGACGGCACCGAGAGCGACGTACGCACCTTCACGCGTGAGCACCACACCCTGCGCTGATCTCGTGCATGTTGCACGTTTTGTAGCTCACCACGTGGCGGGTGGGCCCGCGACGAGCTCGAGGCCGGCGTTCACGTACGCGGTCACGTCGGACGGGGCGCCCGTGCCTTGGTCGAGAATTTCCATGGTGCGTGTGTCGACGAGGGCGTTCCACGGGAAGCCATCGATCCCGAACACGCCGAGGCGCTTCGCGTTCGCGTCGAAGAGCACGGGGTGCTTCGGCTCGTACACGTTGCACCAGGTCTCGAGGTCGGCCAGCGAGGGGCCTGTCGAGCGGTCTTTTCCCTGAAAAAGCACCTGCACGATGACCACGCCCTTCGCGCGGAGCGCGTCTTGTGCGGCGGCCGTTTGGCGCGCCTCTTGGGCGCAGATCGGGCACCACGAGGCGACGCCTTGGATGTGGAGGAGCTTGTAGCGCTTCTGCTCCGGATCGTAGAAATCGGAGAGAGAGACCGTCGTGAGGCCCTTCTCGGGGTCGCCGTCGACGTACCCCTGGAACGAGAAGGCCGCGATGCGATCGCCAGGCCGGAGCTTCGTGCGATCGCGGGTGCCGATGTGATCGGTGGGGTACGTGGCGCCGTCGGCGTTCTTGGTCTGGACGGGCAGATCCGGATCCGCGAGCGGGGTCGTGTCGGTGGTCGCACACGCGACGAGGAACGCCGCCGCAGCCAGCCGACCCCATCGAACGATGCGCATGCCCGAAGTCTTGCGAAAGAACGCCCCGACGACAAGGGCTTGAGCAAAATCACCGTGGGCCGCGCTCGGGGGAGAACGCAGCCCGGGGTCGTCTGCGGCATCACGCCGTCGGACAAAAAGAGCCTCGGGCCGCGCTCGGGGGTGAACGCGGCCCTGGGTCGTCTGCGACGGCGGCATCACGTCGTAGGGCAAAAATAGCCTCGGGCCGCGCTCGGGGTGAACGCGGCCCGTGGAAGGAGAGACGACCGAGGCCTATTGCGTGCAGACGGCGAAGTTGCCGAGGTAGTCCTGGTACTTGCCGCGGAACGTGCCGCCCTGGGCCGGGCGGAGCTCTTGGCCGTTGACCGTGAAGTAGAGCTCGAGCTCGGCCTCGGCGTAGTTGCCGGTGGCGTCCCGCGTGATGCGGAAGGTGGGGCAGTCGGCCTTGGTGCGGATGTTCGCGCCGTTCGGCCACTGGAACGGGTCGAGCGCGCGGAGGTCGATGGCGTAGTGGGCGTTATTGCCCCAGCGGCCGTCGAAGCTCACGTACTCGGTGCGGAAGGCCTGCTCGCCCACGTAGCGGCGGTGCACTTGCACGTCGAGCTGGCGCCAGAGCTCGGGGTTGTCGAAGTCGGTCACGCCGGCCTTCCACACCTCGAATCCGGCCTGGCGCACGGCCGCGCGCTGGCGGGCCCACGTCTCGTAGAGGAAGCCGTTCTCGAGGCTCTTCCACGAGCCCGCGCACGGCATGCCGTTGCAGGTCTGGCGCTCGATGGCGTAGCTCGCGTTGCCGACCCAGCCGGGGGCCGAGGCGTTCTCGCCGATGGTGAACTTGTAGTTCTTGCCGTAGGCCGAGTCCCACTGCATGCAGCCGTAGCGGTCGGTGTTCTGGAACCACATCTCGAGCTCGCCGGTGCGGTCGAGGTCGATGCCCGGCTCGGGCGCGGTCGGATCGCTGCGGAAGCCCGCGACCTGCACCGTGCGCACGTCGCCGCCATTCCAGCGGTAGTACGCGAGCACCGACCAGGCCGGGTTGCCGTAGGCCGTGGCCGTGCACTTCGCGCGGTCGGCCGAGTAGAGCACGCGGAGACGCCGGCCGCGCTCGAGCGTGCCTCGCACCTCGGTCGTCCAGTTGCCGTGGAACACCACGGTCGCTTCGGCGGTCGCCGCCGACTCCGTCTCCCCCGTCTCGATCCCGGGCGAAACCGAGCAGCCCATCGCGGCCGCCCCGAGCATCGACGTCAGAACCCAAGCCCCCACTCGAAGTGCGTAACTCATGGGCGAGTGACTAGCGCCATTCTG
The DNA window shown above is from Myxococcales bacterium and carries:
- a CDS encoding M23 family metallopeptidase → MTSRALVAPLLLVVACSGAEPTIEPQPPAPTPTGSGSSAPLPSAQPTTDAGSVDSGGSGDASKPARPGYMLPLECGKKSTVVQGPGGAFSHNTAQSRDAYDFDLANDTPLVAANDGTVTHVRGDVRPGNPCYSGGGSSCANTVNYVTIAHADGTSTLYLHVNQPLVAVGQTVRRGERIALSGGTGWSTGPHAHVQRQEKCGIWICNSTPLTFVEAGIPKTGTAVTSANCP
- the recA gene encoding recombinase RecA, whose protein sequence is MEDKNRAKAIELAFASIEKEYGKGSIMRLKEGESLGGDVAVVPSGSIGLDIALGIGGYPRGRIIEIYGPESSGKTTLTLHAIASVQKAGGVAAFIDAEHALDPSYARKLGVKTDELLISQPDFGEQALEIADMLVRSNAVDIVVVDSVAALVPKAEIEGDMGDSHVGLQARLMSQALRKLTGTVARSNCLLVFINQIRMKIGVMFGSPETTTGGNALKFYSSVRLDVRRIGSIKEAATSDKKDPTVVGNRTRVKVVKNKMAPPFREVEFDILYGQGISRAGDIVDLASDLGIVEKSGAWFSFQGERIGQGRENAKAYLEQHPELMEKLERMILQKNNIKPTGPEPVAAAPAPKGGAPAAKNGTAEPEAKRPAPKPAN
- a CDS encoding diacylglycerol kinase; the protein is MSVAVLVNVKSRHGSAAVGQHIRSLMPHARVAVTSSLDEARAWVRDELVPNRPDVLLSAGGDGTAVALLNELREHDVHVPTFGLLGLGTGNGWARATGGVGRRAVMRDIARLGATTKRTTEHVPVRTFRLVETEGRVTPFAGTGWDAEILSDYKDSLGGKAKLVDKLGGSTVGYAKSLLTRTIPRQLFGSRPRVRIVNLGEPALTIDAHGKATPLSGGETGKVLYEGPLGVGGASTTEELGLGFRAFKFAHLVPGRMQVRVYGAGTAEAVMNLPKILGAVHPLAKDHHFFVTKVRFELDREVPFEIGGDVVGKRRAFELALHEKPISLVDFRKVH
- a CDS encoding redoxin domain-containing protein — its product is MRIVRWGRLAAAAFLVACATTDTTPLADPDLPVQTKNADGATYPTDHIGTRDRTKLRPGDRIAAFSFQGYVDGDPEKGLTTVSLSDFYDPEQKRYKLLHIQGVASWCPICAQEARQTAAAQDALRAKGVVIVQVLFQGKDRSTGPSLADLETWCNVYEPKHPVLFDANAKRLGVFGIDGFPWNALVDTRTMEILDQGTGAPSDVTAYVNAGLELVAGPPATW